A window from Kwoniella pini CBS 10737 chromosome 1, complete sequence encodes these proteins:
- a CDS encoding 1,2-dihydroxy-3-keto-5-methylthiopentene dioxygenase: MKAYVYDDIPGDQRLPHDSGNPISLKTLSELGVIYKEIPIKEDKKWEDEINSFSKERGYKNRDQITVTPEGLGEAYEDKIKSFFDEHLHEDEEIRYILSGSGYFDIRGVNEPYNERWIRISLSKGDLIVLPAGIYHRFTVDSNNTITAMRLFQDEPKWTPHSRSLPDTDERIAREEYLQQVKNSN, from the exons AGGAGATCAAAGACTTCCTCATGATTCAGGAAATCCAATCTCTTTAAAAACTTTATCAGAATTAGGAGTTATATATAAagaaattccaattaaagaagataaaaaatgggaagatgagattaattcattttcaaaagaaaggGGATACAAAAAT aGAGATCAAATTACAGTTACACCTGAAGGTTTAGGAGAAGCTtatgaagataaaattaaatctttttttgaTGA ACATTTacatgaagatgaagaaattagatATATTTTAAGTGGATCAGGTTATTTTGATATAAGGG GCGTAAATGAACCATATAATGAAAGATGGATTAgaatttcactttcaaaAGGAGATTTAATTGTACTTCCAGCTGGAATTTATCATAGATTTACAGttgattcaaataataCAATAACAGCAATGAGATTATTTCAAGATGAACCTAAATGGACACCACATTCAAGAAGTTTACCAGATACAGATGAAAGAATAGCTAGAGAAGAATATTTACAACAAgttaaaaattcaaattaa